One Paramisgurnus dabryanus chromosome 8, PD_genome_1.1, whole genome shotgun sequence DNA window includes the following coding sequences:
- the itgae.2 gene encoding integrin alpha-E has translation MYGGLLFMIVTCSVNGFNIQTSPVKHFTKNDPLFGQTVIQSKDGVYVSSPITGKLFNCILDKECVMVNSQDEITKGLRPIASVAASVISDEEHLLFCNQVRTKKSSTEDLNGNCTMINPTETIKLNPAEALNSNNNNNNNNNRYHGGRINPAQRRIKRENQETTDTAAGDDEDDDDDAGTEIAFVLDGSGSIHADDFERAKDFMHNVMKNVWEKCFDCEFVIVQYGSRIKTELSLLDNKDGNRTLEKVKQIKQIGNLTKTASAIHHVFTDVLIPLNGSKNNSKKIMIVLSDGKILGDPMNLTDVLKMPQLKGVTRFAIGVGDALLNNPEAVQEMKDIADTNKFFNVSNYAALDDILSELEQSITGIEGTQQGAGFQLELAEAGFSSHIMHDKSLLFGAVGAYDWSGGLILKSDDKVKFLNASKDGPKFSYLGYSVTSARLPTKTLYISGAPRYNLTGGVFIFEETEKYVLQGEQVGSYYGSVLCVLNLDRKNELDYWLLVGAPHFHKDGEEGKVLVYKLNQEQRFENVNMELQGDAGQTFARFGAAIASIGDIDNNKYNDVAVGAPLESDTSGSIYIYNGFKDGLRFSQKISPSNFGMKLVHFGLSVSSVTNTEPNKYIAVGSQGRVTVFETIPVIIINPIMTIKPDLSSIHPSRKTEDFKLSVCFDVLKGHPKSTETIPIQYQIDLDFDGNEKRLSFDGSSLLNETFSLDEDNECTSSINLKYLGCYDCYSPIKIKLNFSLAPNSDGTPIRILDIFTPTETFKEIPFEKECEDKDCKPQITLSDSKISNNLIIIGETESLSVIFNLTNTDSPSYMTTLSLTYPSILSLKKAEVHCPIKNDNHIQCLPLHPETVFRKGVKTSIPISWQPIDKKYELQNFEIIANLTSKNEALLDSKIYTFNVMYSLPIQLTGKANRTRITVEEGERDTSHLEFVFEFIGVNKYGATIDVVVNITKETFNTDVTINSVTPKNCSLPPNKKVEASYLVKCTMEKLQKITIDAKVEIFDVQDKSDKIIAVGQYSFDKTTYVANNPLRTDQVEVIITKLAVKLSKGSIIGGSIGGLLLLIIIIIILIKCGFFRRRRKMDQVQTPD, from the exons ATGTATGGAGGACTGCTTTTTATGATTG TAACATGCAGTGTGAACGGCTTCAACATTCAAACCTCACCAGTGAAACATTTTACAAAGAATGATCCACTTTTTGGGCAAACCGTTATTCAGTCAAAAGATGG AGTTTATGTTTCTTCCCCCATCACTGGAAAACTTTTTAACTGCATACTAGATAAGGAATGTGTCATGGTAAATTCTCAAG ATGAGATAACAAAAGGCCTGAGACCGATAGCATCAGTAGCTGCGAGTGTGATATCAGATGAAGAGCATCTTCTG TTTTGTAATCAGGTTCGCACAAAAAAGTCATCAACGGAGGATTTGAATGGAAATTGCACAATGATAAATCCCACAGAGACAATCAAACTTAATCCTGCTGAAG CACtcaacagcaacaacaacaacaacaacaacaacaatcgTTATCATGGTGGAAGGATCAATCCGG CTCAAAGACGaataaaaagagaaaatcaGGAGACGACAGACACGGCAGCAGgcgatgatgaagatgatgatgatg ATGCTGGGACGGAGATTGCTTTTGTGCTGGATGGTTCTGGCAGCATTCATGCTGATGACTTTGAGAGAGCCAAAGATTTTATGCACAACGTCATGAAAAACGTTTGGGAAAAATGTTTCGAC TGTGAATTTGTAATAGTGCAGTACGGAAGTAGGATCAAGACTGAACTCTCACTTCTAGACAATAAGGATGGCAACAGGACCTTGGAAAAAGTCAAACAAATTAAGCAAATTGGCAATCTCACAAAGACCGCCTCAGCCATCCACCATGTGTT TACAGACGTTTTAATCCCTTTGAATGGATCAAAAAATAATTCCAAAAAAATAATGATTGTATTGTCTGACGGAAAGATTTTGGGAGACCCAATGAACCTTACTGATGTTTTGAAAATGCCACAACTGAAGGGAGTTACTCGCTTTGCCATTGGT GTAGGAGACGCGCTTTTGAATAATCCTGAGGCAGTTCAAGAGATGAAGGACATAGCAGATACCAAtaagttttttaatgtttccAATTATGCTGCCTTAGACGACATCCTTTCTGAACTGGAACAAAGCATAACCGGAATTGAGG GTACTCAACAAGGTGCAGGATTTCAGTTAGAGCTGGCTGAAGCTGGATTCAGCTCACACATTATGCATGAT AAATCTCTTCTTTTTGGAGCAGTGGGGGCTTATGACTGGAGTGGTGGACTCATTTTAAAATCCGATGACAAAGTGAAGTTTTTGAATGCTTCTAAAGATGGACCCAAATTTTCCTATTTAG GTTACAGTGTTACTTCTGCTCGTTTACCGACTAAAACTCTGTACATATCTGGTGCACCACGGTATAACTTGACTGGTGGAGTATTTATATTTGAAGAGACTGAAAAGTATGTGCTCCAGGGAGAGCAG GTTGGATCGTACTATGGATCCGTTCTCTGTGTCTTGAACCTTGATAGAAAAAATGAACTGGATTATTGGTTATTAGTTGGAGCACCACATTTTCATAAAGATGGAGAAGAAGGCAAAGTGCTTGTGTACAAATTAAATCAG GAACAAAGGTTTGAGAACGTGAACATGGAGTTACAGGGCGATGCAGGACAGACCTTTGCCAGGTTTGGTGCTGCCATTGCTTCTATAGGAGATATTGATAACAACAAGTACAATGACGTAGCAGTGGGGGCTCCGCTTGAATCAGACACTTCTGGtagcatttacatttacaacgGCTTCAAAGATGGTCTGCGATTTTCACAA AAAATATCCCCATCAAATTTTGGAATGAAACTTGTGCATTTTGGTCTGTCAGTAAGTTCCGTAACTAATACAGAACCAAATAAGTATATTGCTGTTGGAAGTCAGGGAAGAGTAACAGTTTTTGA gACAATACCTGTCATAATAATAAATCCAATCATGACAATTAAACCGGATCTCTCAAGCATTCATCCCTCTCGGAAAACAGAAGATTTTAAATTATCTGTCTGCTTTGATGTTCTGAAGGGGCACCCTAAAAGTA cTGAAACCATTCCTATTCAATACCAGATTGATTTGGATTTTGATGGCAATGAAAAGCGCCTCAGTTTCGATGGCAGCAGTCTGTTGAACGAAACCTTCTCTTTGGATGAAGACAATGAGTGCACTTCATCTATCAACTTGAAGTATTTG GGTTGTTATGATTGTTATTCGCCtattaaaattaagttgaatttttcactggccccaaaCTCTGATGGAACCCCTATCCGAATCCTTGACATATTTACACCAACAGAAACTTTTAAGGag ATCCCATTTGAAAAAGAGTGTGAGGATAAAGATTGTAAGCCACAGATTACATTATCTGATTCAAAAATAAG TAACAATCTTATCATAATTGGAGAAACCGAAAGCTTGAGTGTCATTTTCAATCTTACAAATACTGACTCCCCATCCTATATGACAACGTTATCTTTGACTTACCCCAGCATCCTCAGTCTAAAG AAAGCTGAAGTTCACTGTCCCATAAAGAACGACAATCACATACAATGTCTTCCTCTTCACCCTGaaacagttttcagaaaagGTGTAAAG ACCAGCATCCCCATCTCCTGGCAACCCATTGACAAGAAATATGAGCTTCAGAACTTTGAGATTATTGCCAATCTAACAAG taaaaatgaAGCATTGCTGGACTCTAAAATATACACGTTTAATGTGATGTACTCCCTACCGATCCAGCTAACGGG CAAAGCCAATCGAACCAGAATCACTGTAGAAGAAGGAGAGAGAGACACTTCACATCTGGAATTCGTATTTGAG tttattgGTGTAAacaagtatggtgccacaattGATGTAGTTGTAAACATAACAAAGGAAACATTCAACACAGATGTGACCATCAACAGTGTCACACCAAAG AATTGCTCTCTGCCCCCAAATAAGAAAGTAGAG gCATCTTATCTTGTCAAGTGCACCATGGAAAAGTTGCAGAAAATCACCATTGATGCCAAGGTCGAAATATTTGATGTTCAG GACAAATCAGACAAGATCATAGCTGTAGGGCAATACAGCTTTGATAAGACCACCTATGTTGCAAATAATCCTTTGAGGACCGATCAA GTGGAGGTGATCATTACAAAGCTGGCTGTAAAATTGTCTAAAGGATCAATCATAGGAGGCTCCATAGGAGGACTATTGCTtcttattatcatcatcatcatcctcataAAG TGTGGCTTTTTCCGTCGGCGGCGTAAAATGGACCAAGTGCAGACCCCAGACTAA